One window of Pyxicephalus adspersus chromosome 4, UCB_Pads_2.0, whole genome shotgun sequence genomic DNA carries:
- the PLN gene encoding phospholamban yields the protein MEKVQHITRSAMRRASNIEVNPQTRQNLQELFVNFSLILICLLLICIIVMLL from the coding sequence ATGGAGAAGGTCCAGCACATAACCCGCTCTGCCATGAGAAGAGCCTCAAACATTGAGGTCAACCCACAGACCAGACAAAACTTACAGGAACTCTTTGTCAACTTTTCTCTGATTCTCATCTGTCTTCTTCTCATCTGTATCATTGTGATGCTCCTCTGA